A genomic window from Osmerus eperlanus chromosome 5, fOsmEpe2.1, whole genome shotgun sequence includes:
- the LOC134021331 gene encoding tubulin polyglutamylase ttll6-like encodes MTVQKVTYWRVKSPPYLTSKGKGGQVRRAALEVGLREVGEMEDWVIYWTDCSVSLDRIMDIKRYQKINHFPGMNEICRKDLLARNMNKMLRLFPKEYHIFPKTWCLPADYVDFQGYCRMWKHKTFICKPDNSCQGKGIYITRQPRDIDPEEHIICQSYISKPFIIDGFKFDLRLYVLVTSCDPLRIFLYNEGLMRFATSKYKLPHSNNLDDICMHLTNYAINKHNNNFDRDVESGSKRKLSSFRSWLSQHTYDPMVVWSDMEEVIIKTLITAQPTLKQNYRIGFPSQVGPSSCFEILGFDILLDFKLKPWLLEVNHSPSFATDSPLDSEVKEALLTDALTLLNLGAIDRRRVLEEDKRMVKERLLQKHQPCHKTRREQLLSSQACWMAELEKYEQEHCRGFLRIYPRDDSQKYDRFLQQSGLLYQENVASKAREECSRKMLRELQMKEELAGRTRLQGKRWSRGEARGLQGESQGERSCSQIAEKTDVALKDPAGGEMENSRLPGQIVEEEEEERLKSLELREILLRKLGVVDFIYSLLIPTPGPKKVFFPPCHRLEYRSRKQFHPVLRVMGKPSAAKVGHLQPLLRSPCWSKDHKYRQLSMRVIKLGLPAQVEQGFCKRLSGFTENWRDPGFLTGERGEHSDSTEDKQGHCLTTSRPTGPQWRVGQLSTRSTPSIEETTLPPLTPGQAKWVRGLRK; translated from the exons ATGACTGTGCAAAAAGTAACGTATTGGAGAGTGAAGAGCCCCCCCTATCTGACTTCAAAAGGAAAAGGAGGTCAAG tgaGGCGAGCAGCCCTGGAGGTTGGTCTACGGGAGGTTGGGGAGATGGAGGACTGGGTCATCTACTGGACTGACTGTTCTGTCTCTTTGGACCGTATTATGGACATTAAGCGGTACCAG AAAATCAACCACTTTCCTGGGATGAATGAGATCTGTCGGAAGGATCTGCTGGCCAGGAACATGAACAAAATGCTCCGTCTCTTCCCAAAAGAGTACCACATCTTCCCTAAGACCTGGTGCTTGCCTGCAGA TTATGTTGACTTCCAAGGTTACTGTCGGATGTGGAAACACAAAACCTTCATCTGCAAACCTGACAACAGTTGCCAGGGTAAAGGGATCTACATCACCCGTCAGCCCCGTGACATTGACCCTGAGGAGCACATCATCTGCCAGAgctacatctccaag CCATTCATTATCGATGGCTTTAAGTTTGACCTTAGACTTTATGTGCTGGTGACATCATGTGACCCCCTGAGGATATTCCTTTACAATGAGGGTCTGATGCGCTTTGCTACATCGAAATACAAGCTCCCTCACAGCAACAACCTG GATGACATCTGCATGCATCTCACCAACTATGCGATCAACAAGCACAACAACAATTTTGACCGTGACGTTGAATCTGGCAGTAAAAG GAAACTGTCATCCTTCAGGTCATGGTTGTCCCAACACACATATGACCCCATGGTGGTGTGGAGCGACATGGAGGAAGTGATCATCAAGACCCTAATCACAGCCCAGCCCACCTTGAAGCAGAACTACCGCATAGGCTTCCCCAGCCAGGTGGGCCCCAGCTCCTGCTTTGAGATCCTGGGCTTTGACATCTTACTGGACTTCAAGCTCAAGCCCTGGCTTCTGGAG GTAAACCACTCTCCCAGCTTTGCCACTGACTCCCCCCTGGACTCGGAGGTGAAAGAGGCCCTGCTGACTGATGCCCTGACCCTGCTGAACCTGGGGGCGATTGACCGCAGGAGAGTCCTTGAGGAGGACAAGCGCATGGTCAAGGAACGCCTCCTGCAGAAACACCAGCCTTGCCACAAAACACG GAGGGAGCAGCTGCTGAGTAGCCAGGCGTGCTGGATGGCTGAACTGGAGAAGTATGAGCAGGAGCACTGCAGGGGCTTTCTCCGGATCTACCCCAGAGACGACTCCCAGAAATACGACAGGTTCCTCCAACAGTCCGGCCTGCTCTACCAGGAGAACGTGGCATCCAAAGCCAGGGAGGAATGCTCCAG AAAGATGCTTAGGGAGTTGCAAATGAAGGAGGAGCTGGCGGGTCGCACCCGGTTGCAAGGGAAACGCTGGAGTCGGGGCGAGGCCCGAGGTCTACAAGGGGAGtcgcagggggagaggagctgcAGCCAGATAGCAGAGAAGACCGATGTGGCCCTCAAAGACCCTGCAGGT ggTGAGATGGAGAACTCGAGGCTTCCGGGTCAAatcgtggaggaggaggaagaagagcgtCTGAAGAGTTTGGAGCTGAGGGAGATCTTGCTGAGAAAGCTGGGGGTGGTGGACTTCATTTACAGCCTCCTCATTCCCACCCCTGGGCCCAAGAAGGTCTTCTTTCCACCCTGCCATCGACTG GAGTATCGGTCAAGGAAGCAATTTCACCCAGTCCTACGAGTCATGGGCAAGCCCTCCGCAGCAAAAGTAGGCCACCTTCAGCCCTTATTAAGGTCCCCTTGCTGGAGCAAAGACCACAAGTACAGACAGCTATCTATGAGGGTCATCAAACTTGGCCTCCCAGCTCAGGTTGAGCAGGGcttctgcaaacgactct CGGGCTTTACTGAAAACTGGCGGGACCCAGGATTCCtgactggggagaggggggagcacaGTGACTCCACTGAGGACAAGCAGGGCCACTGCCTTACCACCTCCCGCCCAACGGGCCCCCAGTGGAGGGTAGGTCAGTTGTCCACTCGCTCCACCCCTAGCATTGAGGAGACCACattaccccccctcacccctggcCAAGCAAAGTGGGTGAGGGGACTTCGGAAGTAA
- the gdpgp1 gene encoding GDP-D-glucose phosphorylase 1 has product MEVRESSAIRLVYSNQDFVDDVCRPNILDDKKAIPSSFDTMLKAAWSDRMRKGVFRYHLGDLQTRILPGPSRYVAQLNVKRGIERRKPEEILNIKQNYNPEQFNFNKIKPEEVIFEMTHHEQFNESELGRIMVIVNVSPLEFGHCLFIPEPSSCFPQVLTPSAIRTGIEALLLSSDPGFRVGFNSLGAFASVNHLHLHGYYLDHELQVECASVRPLIPEKGLYCLAHFPVGFLFYTEIDHLDNVVRAISQVTDYLLEGNQAHNLFFTRGCPPGDTHVGSRRGVRIVVWPRISCFGAKEESAFNVALCELAGHLPFKNKQDYDSSTEDEVKSIIQKYLIPHEEFLQLEKQLIAHLRMDLCP; this is encoded by the coding sequence ATGGAAGTCCGTGAGTCCTCTGCCATACGTTTGGTATACTCCAACCAGGATTTTGTGGATGATGTTTGTCGGCCGAATATACTTGATGACAAAAAGGCCATCCCGTCGTCTTTTGACACAATGTTGAAAGCTGCCTGGTCCGACAGAATGCGAAAAGGGGTTTTTCGTTATCACCTAGGTGACTTGCAGACACGGATTCTACCTGGCCCGTCTAGGTATGTCGCCCAACTGAATGTTAAACGAGGAATAGAGAGAAGAAAGCCCGAGGAAATATTGAATATTAAGCAAAACTATAACCCTGAGCAGTTCAACTTCAACAAAATAAAACCAGAAGAAGTCATATTTGAGATGACTCATCACGAGCAATTCAATGAGAGTGAATTGGGTAGAATAATGGTTATCGTTAATGTTAGCCCCTTGGAGTTTGGACATTGCTTATTTATTCCTGAGCCCAGCAGCTGCTTTCCACAGGTTTTGACGCCTTCAGCCATTCGGACTGGGATTGAGGCCTTGCTTCTGAGCTCTGATCCCGGTTTTCGGGTCGGATTCAACAGTCTTGGTGCATTTGCTTCCGTCAACCATCTACACCTCCACGGTTATTATTTGGACCACGAGCTTCAGGTCGAATGTGCCTCAGTCCGGCCTTTAATTCCTGAAAAGGGATTATATTGCTTAGCACATTTTCCTGTTGGATTTTTATTCTACACGGAAATAGATCACCTGGATAATGTTGTACGTGCTATTAGTCAGGTCACTGACTACTTGTTGGAGGGGAACCAGGCCCACAACTTGTTCTTCACCCGAGGATGCCCACCGGGGGACACCCACGTGGGTTCACGGCGCGGCGTGCGCATTGTTGTGTGGCCCAGGATATCCTGCTTTGGTGCTAAAGAAGAATCTGCCTTCAACGTGGCTCTTTGTGAGCTGGCAGGACATTTgccatttaaaaacaaacaagatTATGACAGTAGCACAGAGGACGAAGTAAAGTCTATCATTCAGAAGTATCTCATTCCTCACGAAGAATTTCTTCAGTTGGAAAAACAACTAATCGCCCATTTGCGGATGGATTTATGCCCTTGA